The nucleotide window CTGGTACGCCGGCGGATGGTCCAGCTGCCGATGGTCAAGGTGCCCGAGCAGGGTGAGGGTGGGGCCGACGCCGGCGCTGGGCAGGGAGATGACCACGGTCGCCCCGTCGGGCGCATCGCGGCGCACCTCCGCCGGCAGTCCGCGGTCGCGGGCATACTCCGCGTACCATGTCACAATCGCCTCGGTCTGGCGTGTGGGGCTGGGGATGCGGGCCAGCTCCATGGTCAGGTGTGCCAGGCGTGTGGGGTCAATCTGGTTGATGAGCTGACGGAGTCGAGATTCCATAATACGGCCGGTCCCTTTGATGATGTCACGACGGCGGCACCGCGCCGGCCATTCACAGCCCTCGGAAAAGGCGGCACGTCCATTGTAGCGAGATTTCCGGCCGGCGTCAAGCGCGGATCAGGAGGGTGGGGCAGGGGGCTATACTCCGCATTTACCTGCATGTAGGGCCGGCGTTGGCTGTATGGCGCTTGCTCGTCTGCTCCAACAGCGTAATCTGCAGTACTTGCATAATTTACGATTTTGGTATATAATTATCACGTACGCAAGAGCCATCCTGCCGGCTGAAGGAGGAAAGATGATGTTCGAGACGACGATATATATGGACAACGCGGCGGTAACCCGCCTGGATGAGCGGGTGTGGGAGGCCATGCGGCCGTATTACTTCGATACCTTCGCCGTGGCGACTTCCCAGTTCGGTTATTCCCTGGGGATTGAAGCCCGCGATGCGCTGGAAAGCGCCCGGGCCACACTGGCCGGCGCGTTAGGTGCCAACGCGGAGGAGTTCATCTTCACCTCCGGCGACACAGAATCCACCAACATGGCCATCAAGGGTGTTGCCGCGGCGCTGGCGCCGAAGAAGGGCCGGCATATCATCACCAGCCCCATCGAGGACTTCCCCGTGCTGGGAAGCGTCAAGGCGCTGGAAAAGCAGGGCTTTGAGGTCAGCTATGTGCGGGTGGACGAGCACGGCCTGGTGGACCTGGACCATCTGCGCAGTCTTATCCGGCCGGATACCATCCTGGCCTCCATCCAGGTCGCCAATCAGGAGATCGGGACCCTGCAGGATGTTGCCGCCATCGCCGGCATCCTGAAGGAGCGCGGCGTGATCTTCCACGCGGACGCCACCCACGCCTTTGGCCGGGTGCCGCTGGATGTGCGCCAGGTGCCGGTGGACCTTATCACGGTCTCGGCACATACCATTCACGGCCCGCGGGGCATCGGTGGGCTGTACATCCGGAAGGGGACACCCATCGTGAAGTGGATGGACGGCGGGTTTCAGGAGTTCAACCTGCGCGCCGGCGTGGAGAACATCCCGGGCGCGGTGGGTTTCGCCAAGGCCATCGAGCTGATCACGCCGGAGGAGACGGAGCGACTGCGCCGCATGCGAGATGCCCTCATCGAGCGCTTACTGCAGATCCCGCACACGCGGCTGAACGGCCATCCGAGCCGGCGGCTTCCTACCAATGCCAACATCTCCTTCCGCTTCATCGAGGGGGAATCCATCCTGCTCCAGTTGGACATGCGGGGCATCGCCGTCAGCACCGGCTCCGCCTGTTTCAGCCGCTCTTTGGAGGCCAGCCATGTTATCCTGGGCATCGGCGGCGACCACGAGCGGGCGCACGGCTCCGTGCGCTTCACCCTGGGGCGCTTCAACCGGGAGGAAGAGGTGGACAAGGTCGTGGAGGCGATGAACGAGATCGTCGCGGTACTGCGCGCCATCAGCCCATTGGGCAAAGACTAGAACGAGGAGGTGGAATATGCCACTGCCATACAGCGAGATTGTGATGGAGCATTTCAAACGCCCGCGCAATGTGGGCCGGCTGGAGGACGCTGACGCCAAGGCTACCGAAGGGAGCCCTGCGTGCGGCGACATGGTGACGGTGTACCTGAAGGTGGACGAACAGACGCACCGTATCACCGATATCCGATTCGAGTCCTATGGGTGTGCCTCCAATATCGCCACCGGCTCGATTATCACAGAGCTGGCGAAAGGCAAGACCATCGAGGAGGCCAAGCAGTTGACCTGGAAGGATGCCGCCGAGGCGCTGGGCGGACTGCCGCCGGTGAAGGTGCACTGTTCGGTGCTGGCCATTGACGGCCTGCGGGCGGCGATCCAGAATTATGAGGAGAAGAAGGGGCTTATCAAAGAGAGGGTGCCTACCACCCTCGAGGAAATCAACCGCCGGCTGAAGCGCGTCATGAACCCGGTGGTGGGGCTGGATATTGTGCGCACCAAGATCGTCAGAGACGTGACGCTGGAGAACGGCGTGGTGCGGGTGACGATCGACATGCCGGCGGACCATCAGTTCGCCAACAACATCCGCGAGGAAATCATGGAGAAGCTGGGCACCCTCTGGGATATCCAGCAGGTGGAAGTCGAATTCGTCGGGTAAACGCAGAGAGGTGGAAAGGAGGACGCCCATGGCCGTGATCACGGTAGATTGTCGGGGAGAGACCTGCCCGGTGCCGCTGGTGGAGACGCGCAAGGCCCTTCGCAAGGCCGCGCCGGGCGACATTATTGAGGTCATCGGCACCCATCCTTCGTCGAAGAAGGAGATTCCCCTGGCGGTTCAGGCGCTGAACCTGACCATCCTGGATATCCGCGAGGAGGGGGATGTCTGGACCATTCGCATTCAGCGGTAAGCGTACGCTGGCATGTGCTGTGCACAAGGAGGGACGACGATGGCGGACAAGCAAGAGGGCCGGCCCCAAAAGGCCACCATCATCCTGCATTCGGGCGATATGGATAAGGTCTACAGCGCGCTGATCATCGGCAACGGCGCCCTGGCGATGGGCATGGATGTGGCGATTTACTTCACCTTCTGGGGGCTTCAGCGGCTGAAGAAGGGCGCGCTGGACAAGGGACCCCTGTCGAAGATGCACTTCCTGGGCCTGGGCAAATGGATGGTCAAACAGCGCATGAAAAAGGCCAATGTCGCCTCGCTGGAGCGCCTGATGCGCGATTTTAAGGAGATGGGTGGGCGGGTGCTCGCCTGCGACATGACGATGGAGATCATGGGCATCCGCCGTGAGGACCTGCATACCGAATGGATTGACGATTACTGCGCGGTGGGGACGTATATCGCAGAGGCGCGGGACTCGGACATCACGCTGTTTATCTAGCGCATGCGGAAGTTCCGCCGGCCCGCTCAGGGCCTCGGCTCTTCACTTTCGGGTCGCCCGATGACGACACCCTCTGGGGAGGCTGTCATCGGGCGATGATCTGCCGGCGCAAGTCTTTCTTTTAGTTGACAGAAACAGCGATCTGGATTAAGATACAGTTGTTCGCCGCCGGCCGGGAAACTGGCCGGCGAAGCGCTCGTTTGGGGGAATGTGACATGTTTCGCAACTCGATTATGGCGTTCGTCGGCAGTGGCACCATGGCCGAGGCCATGATCAAGGGCCTGACCGACCAGGGCCGCATCGCACCAGAACGGATTATCGCCAGCGGGCCGCGCCCTGAGCGCGGCGAGTATCTTCGCTCCCGCTACGGCATCCAGGCCACCACGGACAACGTCGAGGCCGTGCGGGAAGCGGACATCGTCGTCCTGTCCATCAAGCCGCAGGTCCTGCCGAAGGTGCTGAAGGAACTGCACGACAGGCCGCGCGAGGATGCGCTCATCCTTTCCATTGTGGCCGGCGCCAAGATTCGCGTTATCTCCCAGGGCCTGAACCGCCAGGCCGTCGTGCGCGCCATGCCCAACACGCCGGCGCGCGTGGGCATGGGTATGACCGTCTGGACCGCCACCCCCCAGGCTACGGAACTGCAGATCGCGCAGGCGCGGCAGATCCTGAGCGCGCTGGGTGATGAGATTTTCATGGAGGATGAGGAGTATCTGGACATGGCGACCGCGCTCAGCGGCACCGGGCCGGCCTACGTCTTCTTCTTTATGGAGGCCCTGATTGATGCCGGCGTGCACCTGGGCTTCTCCCGACGCATCGCTCAGCAGTTGGTGCTCAAGACCATCGAAGGCTCGGTGGAGATTGCCAAGCAGACCGGCCTGCACCCCGTCGAACTGCGCAATTCGGTCACCTCGCCCGGCGGCACCACCGCCGAGGCGCTCTACCAGCTTGAGAAGGGCGGCATGCGCACCGTCCTGTCCAAGGCTATCTGGGCGGCCTATCAGAAATCACGCTACTTGGGGGAGCTGATCGAGAAGCAAAATGGCGACCTTTCTGATTAGATTCATCTCCATCCTCTTTGAATTGCTCAACCTGGCCATTATCGCCCGGGTCTTCCTCTCGTGGTTCAATGTGCGCCCGGACCACCCGGTGGTCAGCTTCCTGCATCAGATCACGGAGCCGATCCTGTCGCCCATCCGCCGGGTGGTGCCTCTGATCGGGATGCTGGACATCAGCCCGATTATCGCCATCATCTTGCTGGAGCTCCTCCGCAACCTGCTGATCTCTCTCATCGCCAGCGTGCTCTGACGCCGGCGCAGGAACTTCCTCTCCGCCGCCAGCGTCTCATATATGCAGTGTACCAGGGAACACCTGGTAGTCAGGAGGGAATCCGATGGGCAAGATGATGCGATGGTGGATCGCTGGTCTGGCGGTAGTGCTGGTGCTGGCCGGCTGTGCCGCGCCGCAGGCGGCGCCGGCCACGAAACAGTTGGAAACCGCGCCGGCCGGCACAGGGACGCCCACGATAGAGGAAACTGTGAAATTCCAGCAAGAGGCAGTGGCAGATTTGGCTCAGCGCCTTCAGCTTGCGCCAGAGGATATTATCGTCGAGTCTTCCGCCGTCGTCGAATTGACCCCCGACGACTTGCGCTGTCCGGGCGCCGGCGAGCTGGATAAGACCCTGCCGGCGCAGGTCATGGGCCAGGAGATCGTGCTGAAAAGCGGCGAACAGCGCTATCTGTACCGGGGCTACGGCAAGCGGGTGGTCTTCTGCGGAGAACTGCCGCCGGCGGGACCCGCACCTCAGCCGGCGGGAGGAGAAGAGGCCGTGAAGTCGCTGGACGAGCAGGGTCAGCGCATGCTGGAGCAGGCGCGGCAGGAGCTGGCCGGCAAGCTCGGGGTCAGCCCGGCGCGCATCCAGGTGATCAAGGCGGAGCCTGTCCTCTGGCCGGACACCAGCCTGGGTTGTCCTCAGCCCGGCATGATGTACGCGCAGGTCATCACCCCGGGCTATCAATTCATCCTGGAGTACGAGGGCAAGCAGTACGACTACCACGCCGGCCGCGGCCATCTGGTTCTGTGTGAGTGACCGTATTTACCTCAATAGAACAACAAGGCCAGGGAATGTCCTCCCTGGCCTTGTTGATTTCGGCGGCTTGTCAAGTGCTTATTTGCCCCACTTTCGTCGGGCGAAGACGGCCAGGCCGGCCAGTCCCGACGCCAGCAGAGCCAGCGTGCCGGCCTCCGGAATCTCCGGCGGCAGGGTCACGCTCACCTGTCCATCGCTCACCGTCGCCGAGATCTGTGCGCCCTCGGCGTTCACCAGGAT belongs to Anaerolineae bacterium and includes:
- a CDS encoding cysteine desulfurase; translation: MFETTIYMDNAAVTRLDERVWEAMRPYYFDTFAVATSQFGYSLGIEARDALESARATLAGALGANAEEFIFTSGDTESTNMAIKGVAAALAPKKGRHIITSPIEDFPVLGSVKALEKQGFEVSYVRVDEHGLVDLDHLRSLIRPDTILASIQVANQEIGTLQDVAAIAGILKERGVIFHADATHAFGRVPLDVRQVPVDLITVSAHTIHGPRGIGGLYIRKGTPIVKWMDGGFQEFNLRAGVENIPGAVGFAKAIELITPEETERLRRMRDALIERLLQIPHTRLNGHPSRRLPTNANISFRFIEGESILLQLDMRGIAVSTGSACFSRSLEASHVILGIGGDHERAHGSVRFTLGRFNREEEVDKVVEAMNEIVAVLRAISPLGKD
- a CDS encoding iron-sulfur cluster assembly scaffold protein, whose protein sequence is MPLPYSEIVMEHFKRPRNVGRLEDADAKATEGSPACGDMVTVYLKVDEQTHRITDIRFESYGCASNIATGSIITELAKGKTIEEAKQLTWKDAAEALGGLPPVKVHCSVLAIDGLRAAIQNYEEKKGLIKERVPTTLEEINRRLKRVMNPVVGLDIVRTKIVRDVTLENGVVRVTIDMPADHQFANNIREEIMEKLGTLWDIQQVEVEFVG
- a CDS encoding sulfurtransferase TusA family protein; translation: MAVITVDCRGETCPVPLVETRKALRKAAPGDIIEVIGTHPSSKKEIPLAVQALNLTILDIREEGDVWTIRIQR
- a CDS encoding DsrE/DsrF/DrsH-like family protein, whose product is MADKQEGRPQKATIILHSGDMDKVYSALIIGNGALAMGMDVAIYFTFWGLQRLKKGALDKGPLSKMHFLGLGKWMVKQRMKKANVASLERLMRDFKEMGGRVLACDMTMEIMGIRREDLHTEWIDDYCAVGTYIAEARDSDITLFI
- a CDS encoding pyrroline-5-carboxylate reductase encodes the protein MFRNSIMAFVGSGTMAEAMIKGLTDQGRIAPERIIASGPRPERGEYLRSRYGIQATTDNVEAVREADIVVLSIKPQVLPKVLKELHDRPREDALILSIVAGAKIRVISQGLNRQAVVRAMPNTPARVGMGMTVWTATPQATELQIAQARQILSALGDEIFMEDEEYLDMATALSGTGPAYVFFFMEALIDAGVHLGFSRRIAQQLVLKTIEGSVEIAKQTGLHPVELRNSVTSPGGTTAEALYQLEKGGMRTVLSKAIWAAYQKSRYLGELIEKQNGDLSD
- a CDS encoding YggT family protein — translated: MATFLIRFISILFELLNLAIIARVFLSWFNVRPDHPVVSFLHQITEPILSPIRRVVPLIGMLDISPIIAIILLELLRNLLISLIASVL